Proteins encoded by one window of Pseudomonas coleopterorum:
- the znuC gene encoding zinc ABC transporter ATP-binding protein ZnuC has translation MSEALIRLDQVSVEFAGQRVLDDIHLCVQPGEIVTLIGPNGAGKTTLVRAVLGLLKPDSGSVWRKPRLRIGYMPQKLHVDPTLPLSVLRFLRLVPGVDRARALAALEEVGAAQTIDSPIQTVSGGEMQRVLLARALLREPELLVLDEPVQGVDVAGQAELYALITRLRERHGCGVLMVSHDLHLVMSTTDQVVCLNRHVCCSGHPAQVSGDPAFVELFGSHAPSLAIYHHHHDHAHDLHGGVVSDTHVHGDSCKHG, from the coding sequence ATGAGCGAAGCCTTGATCCGCCTGGACCAGGTCAGCGTCGAGTTCGCCGGCCAGCGCGTGCTCGATGACATCCATCTGTGCGTGCAGCCTGGCGAAATCGTCACCTTGATCGGCCCCAACGGCGCCGGCAAGACTACCCTGGTGCGTGCCGTGCTCGGTTTGCTCAAGCCCGACTCGGGCAGCGTCTGGCGCAAGCCTCGGCTGCGCATCGGCTACATGCCGCAGAAGCTGCACGTGGACCCGACCCTGCCGCTGTCGGTGCTGCGTTTCCTGCGCCTGGTGCCGGGTGTGGACCGCGCGCGTGCCCTGGCGGCGCTGGAGGAAGTGGGCGCCGCGCAGACCATCGACAGCCCGATCCAGACGGTGTCCGGCGGCGAAATGCAGCGCGTGCTGCTGGCGCGAGCGCTGCTGCGCGAGCCCGAACTGCTGGTGCTCGACGAGCCGGTGCAAGGCGTCGACGTGGCCGGCCAGGCCGAACTCTATGCCCTGATCACACGCCTGCGCGAGCGCCATGGCTGCGGCGTGCTGATGGTGTCCCACGACCTGCATCTGGTCATGAGCACCACCGATCAGGTGGTTTGTCTGAACCGCCACGTCTGCTGTTCCGGTCATCCTGCACAGGTCAGCGGCGATCCAGCCTTCGTCGAGCTGTTCGGCAGCCACGCGCCGAGCCTGGCGATCTATCACCATCATCACGACCACGCCCATGACCTGCATGGCGGCGTGGTCAGTGACACTCACGTACACGGAGACAGCTGCAAGCATGGCTGA
- the zur gene encoding zinc uptake transcriptional repressor Zur, whose product MSKTPLASRPHDHSHCVHHALSEADALCLKQGLRLTALRRRVLELVWQSHKPLGAYDILAVLSEQDGRRAAPPTVYRALDFLLDNNLVHRIASLNAFIGCNHPEHAHQGQFLICRTCHVAVELEHKTISDAIVESAQGIGFAVEGQTVEVVGLCAACRGA is encoded by the coding sequence ATGTCCAAAACACCGCTGGCCAGCCGTCCCCACGACCACTCCCATTGCGTCCATCACGCACTGAGCGAGGCCGATGCCTTGTGCCTGAAACAGGGCCTGCGTTTGACTGCCTTGCGCCGCCGCGTACTGGAGCTGGTCTGGCAAAGCCACAAGCCGCTGGGGGCCTACGACATCCTTGCCGTGCTCAGCGAACAGGATGGCCGTCGCGCAGCGCCGCCCACGGTCTATCGCGCCCTGGACTTTCTGCTCGACAACAACCTGGTGCACCGCATTGCTTCGCTCAACGCCTTCATCGGCTGCAACCATCCCGAGCACGCCCACCAGGGCCAGTTCCTGATCTGCCGCACCTGCCATGTGGCCGTGGAACTGGAGCACAAGACCATCAGCGATGCCATCGTCGAGAGCGCGCAGGGTATCGGCTTCGCCGTCGAGGGGCAGACCGTGGAAGTGGTCGGCCTGTGCGCGGCCTGCCGGGGGGCGTGA
- a CDS encoding zinc ABC transporter substrate-binding protein, protein MTALPAQAQVRVLTSIKPVQLIAAAVQDGVGQPEVLLPPGASPHHYALRPSDVRRVGDADLLYWIGPDMEGFLPRVLETRQKPTVTIQTLPGLHLRHFAEDSHSHAEEASDHDHDHRPGTLDAHLWLSTVNARVIATRMAADLSAADPVNAPRYQSNLAAFTQRLNALDTRLAARVAGIQGKPYFVFHEAFDYFEEAYGLKHTGVFAVAAEVQPGAQHVAAMRQRLQEVGKTCVFSEPPMRPKLAQTLTAGLPVTLAELDALGGFDEATATGYETLLANLADNLAGCLEKL, encoded by the coding sequence ATGACCGCCCTGCCGGCACAGGCCCAGGTGCGTGTACTGACCAGCATCAAGCCGGTGCAGCTGATCGCAGCCGCCGTGCAGGACGGCGTGGGCCAGCCTGAAGTACTGCTGCCGCCCGGCGCCTCGCCGCACCACTATGCGCTGCGACCATCGGACGTACGCCGGGTAGGCGACGCCGATCTGCTGTACTGGATCGGCCCGGACATGGAAGGCTTTCTGCCCCGCGTCCTGGAGACTCGGCAGAAGCCCACGGTGACCATCCAGACGCTGCCGGGGCTGCATCTGCGGCATTTCGCCGAGGACAGTCACTCCCACGCCGAGGAAGCGTCGGACCACGATCACGACCATCGCCCAGGCACACTGGACGCCCACCTGTGGCTTTCCACCGTCAACGCCCGGGTAATCGCCACGCGCATGGCCGCCGACCTGTCCGCGGCCGATCCGGTCAATGCGCCCCGCTACCAGTCCAACCTGGCGGCGTTCACGCAACGTCTGAATGCACTGGACACCCGCCTGGCCGCGCGGGTTGCGGGTATCCAGGGCAAGCCCTATTTCGTCTTCCACGAGGCTTTCGATTATTTCGAGGAAGCCTATGGCCTCAAGCATACGGGCGTATTTGCCGTAGCAGCCGAAGTGCAACCGGGCGCGCAGCATGTTGCCGCAATGCGCCAGCGGCTGCAGGAAGTGGGCAAGACGTGCGTGTTCAGCGAGCCGCCGATGCGGCCGAAGCTGGCGCAGACCCTGACGGCCGGCCTGCCGGTGACCCTGGCCGAACTTGACGCCCTGGGTGGTTTCGACGAGGCCACGGCGACGGGCTACGAGACCCTGCTGGCCAACCTGGCCGACAACCTCGCCGGCTGCCTGGAAAAGCTCTGA
- a CDS encoding homoserine kinase, translating to MSVFTPLTRAELETFLAPYGLGRLRDFQGIAAGTENSNFFISLEQGEYVLTLVERGPTQDLPFFIELLDVLHDAQLSVPYALRTTDGVALRTLAGKPALLQPRLDGRHVQAPNNQHCVQVGELLAHIHTATLDAPLVRRTDRGLDWMLEEGEKLVGGLDAAAAELLRPALAEIQAHHAQILALPQANLHGDLFRDNVMFEGTHLTGVIDFYNACSGPMLYDLAITVNDWCSDEQGALDAPRARALLGAYAALRPFTAAEAQLWPLMLRVACVRFWLSRLIAAQSFAGMDVLIHDPKDFQDRLGLRQKVGVALPFVF from the coding sequence ATGTCTGTGTTTACACCCTTGACCCGCGCCGAGCTCGAAACCTTTCTGGCCCCTTATGGCCTTGGCCGTCTGCGGGACTTCCAGGGGATTGCCGCCGGTACCGAGAACAGCAACTTTTTCATCAGCCTGGAGCAGGGTGAATACGTACTGACTCTGGTAGAGCGCGGGCCGACTCAGGATTTGCCGTTCTTCATCGAACTGCTCGATGTGCTGCACGACGCGCAGCTGTCGGTGCCCTATGCCTTGCGCACCACCGACGGAGTCGCGCTGCGTACCCTCGCCGGCAAACCAGCCCTGCTGCAGCCGCGCCTGGACGGTCGGCATGTGCAGGCACCGAACAACCAGCACTGCGTTCAGGTAGGCGAGTTGCTGGCGCACATTCACACGGCAACCCTGGACGCACCACTGGTACGCCGAACCGACCGTGGCCTGGACTGGATGCTGGAGGAGGGCGAAAAGCTGGTCGGTGGCCTCGACGCGGCGGCTGCCGAATTGCTGCGTCCGGCCCTGGCCGAGATCCAGGCGCATCACGCGCAGATCCTGGCCCTGCCGCAGGCCAACCTGCACGGCGATCTGTTCCGTGACAACGTGATGTTCGAAGGCACGCACCTGACCGGCGTGATCGATTTCTACAATGCCTGCTCGGGGCCGATGCTCTACGACCTGGCGATCACCGTGAACGACTGGTGCTCGGACGAGCAGGGTGCGCTGGATGCGCCACGGGCGCGGGCGTTGCTGGGTGCCTATGCGGCGCTGCGGCCGTTCACCGCAGCCGAAGCGCAGCTCTGGCCACTGATGTTGCGCGTGGCCTGTGTGCGTTTCTGGCTGTCGCGCCTGATCGCGGCGCAGTCGTTTGCCGGGATGGATGTGCTGATTCACGATCCCAAGGATTTTCAGGATCGCTTGGGGTTGCGGCAAAAGGTTGGGGTGGCGTTGCCGTTTGTTTTCTAG
- a CDS encoding DUF2782 domain-containing protein translates to MRNVKRLLLATLLLSGPLMVQAADDAPSADPDVTIRQDGDKTIQEYRQNGFLYAIKITPKHGKPYFLVRADGTDDNFIRSDQPDMLIPAWKIFEW, encoded by the coding sequence ATGCGCAATGTAAAACGCCTGTTGCTCGCGACACTGCTGCTGAGCGGCCCGCTGATGGTCCAGGCTGCTGACGATGCGCCTTCGGCCGATCCGGACGTGACCATTCGCCAGGACGGCGACAAGACCATTCAGGAGTACCGCCAGAACGGCTTCCTGTACGCCATCAAGATCACCCCGAAGCACGGCAAGCCGTACTTTCTGGTGCGCGCCGATGGCACCGACGACAATTTCATCCGCTCCGACCAGCCGGACATGTTGATCCCGGCCTGGAAGATCTTCGAGTGGTGA
- the polA gene encoding DNA polymerase I yields MSKAPLVLVDGSSYLYRAFHALPPLATSKGMPTGAVKGVLNMLKSLRRQYPDSPFAVVFDAKGGTFRDALYVDYKANRPSMPDDLRVQVEPLHAAVRALGYPLLCVDNVEADDVIGTLARSSAAADRPVVISTGDKDMAQLVDGHITLVNTMTGSVLDIEGVKEKFGVGPEHIIDFLALMGDKVDNIPGVPGVGEKTAQGLLTGIGGGLKELYENLDKVPTLAIRGAKSLPAKLEEHREMAFLSYELATIKIDVPLDVEVDQLMCTEPDRDALLEIYSELEFRSWIEDVERDARRAGEELAPVQEPVAAIEVRYETILDQARFDVWLKKLEQASLFAFDTETTGLDAQRAQLVGISFAVEPHEAAYIPLTHSYMGVPEQLDRDTVLLALKPLLEDPRKLKVGQHAKYDMNILANCAIGGVQENGIEVRGVAFDTMLESYVLDSTATRHDMDSLAFKYLNHTTIKFADIAGKGAKQLTFDQIALEQAGPYAAEDADITLRLHQLFQAKLDAVPSLMPVLQDIEMPLVPVLARIERQGALVDAKLLGIQSVELGEKMVALEREAFEIAGEEFNLGSPKQLGVILYEKLGLPIISKTAKGQASTAEAVLAELAEQDYPLPKVLMQYRSMSKLKSTYTDRLPEQINPRTGRIHTSYHQAVAATGRLSSSDPNLQNIPIRTAEGRRIRQAFIAAPGYRLLAADYSQIELRIMAHLAKDEGLLHAFQNDLDVHRATAAEVFGVDLAQVTTDQRRSAKAINFGLIYGMSAFGLAKQIGVDRKQSQAYIDRYFAQYPGVLEYMERTRAQAAEQGFVETLFGRRLYVPDINAKNPALRRGAERTAINAPMQGTAADIIKRAMVAVDTWLADSGLDARVILQVHDELVLEVREDLVEQIGTQIRPHMSGAAQLDVPLLVEVGVGSNWDEAH; encoded by the coding sequence ATGAGCAAAGCTCCTCTCGTCCTGGTGGACGGTTCCTCCTATCTGTACCGCGCTTTCCACGCTCTGCCACCGCTGGCGACCTCCAAGGGCATGCCCACGGGCGCCGTGAAGGGCGTGCTGAACATGCTCAAGAGCCTGCGCCGACAGTATCCGGACAGCCCGTTCGCCGTGGTATTCGACGCCAAGGGCGGGACCTTTCGCGATGCCCTGTACGTCGACTACAAGGCCAACCGACCCAGCATGCCCGACGACCTGCGGGTGCAGGTCGAGCCCTTGCACGCGGCGGTCCGCGCGCTGGGCTACCCGTTGCTGTGCGTGGACAATGTCGAAGCGGACGACGTGATCGGTACCCTGGCCCGCAGCAGCGCGGCCGCGGATCGGCCGGTGGTCATTTCCACCGGTGACAAGGACATGGCGCAGCTGGTCGATGGCCACATCACGCTGGTCAACACCATGACCGGCAGCGTGCTGGACATCGAAGGCGTGAAAGAGAAATTCGGCGTCGGCCCCGAGCACATCATCGATTTCCTGGCCCTGATGGGCGACAAGGTCGACAACATTCCCGGTGTTCCCGGCGTGGGCGAGAAAACTGCTCAAGGTTTGCTCACCGGCATCGGCGGCGGTCTCAAGGAGCTCTACGAGAACCTCGACAAGGTCCCGACCCTGGCCATTCGCGGCGCCAAGTCGTTGCCGGCCAAGCTGGAAGAGCACCGGGAGATGGCCTTTCTTTCGTACGAATTGGCGACCATCAAGATCGACGTGCCGCTGGACGTCGAAGTCGATCAGCTGATGTGCACCGAGCCGGACCGCGACGCCCTGCTGGAGATCTACAGCGAGCTGGAATTCCGCAGCTGGATCGAAGACGTCGAGCGCGACGCCCGGCGCGCCGGTGAGGAACTGGCCCCGGTGCAGGAGCCGGTGGCCGCCATTGAGGTCCGCTACGAGACGATTCTCGATCAGGCCCGTTTCGATGTCTGGCTAAAGAAGCTCGAACAGGCCAGCCTGTTCGCCTTCGATACCGAGACCACCGGCCTGGACGCACAGCGCGCGCAATTGGTGGGCATTTCCTTTGCAGTCGAACCGCACGAAGCGGCCTACATTCCTTTGACCCATTCCTACATGGGCGTGCCCGAGCAGCTCGACCGCGACACCGTACTGCTGGCGCTCAAGCCGCTGCTCGAAGACCCGCGCAAGCTCAAGGTCGGGCAGCACGCCAAATACGACATGAACATCCTGGCCAACTGTGCAATTGGCGGCGTGCAGGAAAACGGCATCGAGGTTCGCGGCGTGGCCTTCGACACCATGCTCGAATCCTACGTGCTCGACTCCACCGCGACGCGGCACGACATGGACAGCTTGGCCTTCAAGTACCTGAACCACACCACCATCAAGTTCGCCGACATCGCCGGCAAGGGCGCCAAGCAGCTGACCTTCGACCAGATCGCTCTGGAACAGGCCGGCCCCTACGCCGCCGAAGACGCCGACATCACCCTGCGCCTGCACCAGCTGTTCCAGGCCAAGCTGGACGCCGTGCCCAGCCTCATGCCCGTGCTGCAGGACATCGAAATGCCGCTGGTGCCGGTGCTGGCACGGATCGAGCGCCAAGGCGCGCTGGTCGATGCCAAGCTGCTGGGTATCCAGAGCGTGGAGCTGGGCGAAAAGATGGTCGCCCTGGAGCGCGAAGCGTTCGAGATCGCCGGTGAAGAGTTCAACCTGGGCTCGCCCAAGCAGCTGGGTGTGATTCTCTACGAGAAACTCGGTCTGCCGATCATCTCCAAGACGGCCAAGGGCCAGGCATCCACGGCCGAAGCCGTGCTTGCCGAGCTGGCCGAGCAGGATTACCCGCTGCCCAAGGTGCTGATGCAGTACCGCTCGATGAGCAAACTCAAGAGCACCTACACCGACCGTCTGCCGGAGCAGATCAACCCGCGCACCGGGCGTATCCATACCTCCTACCATCAGGCGGTCGCTGCCACCGGGCGCCTGTCATCCAGTGATCCGAACCTGCAGAACATTCCGATCCGCACCGCCGAAGGCCGCCGCATCCGTCAGGCGTTCATCGCCGCGCCGGGGTATCGTTTGCTGGCTGCCGACTATTCCCAGATCGAACTGCGCATCATGGCCCACCTGGCCAAGGACGAAGGCCTGCTGCATGCCTTCCAGAACGATCTGGACGTGCACCGCGCCACGGCAGCGGAAGTGTTCGGTGTGGACCTGGCTCAGGTCACCACCGACCAGCGGCGCAGCGCCAAGGCGATCAACTTCGGCCTGATCTACGGCATGAGCGCATTCGGCCTGGCCAAGCAGATCGGCGTAGATCGCAAGCAATCGCAAGCCTACATCGATCGCTATTTCGCCCAGTACCCCGGCGTGCTCGAGTACATGGAGCGCACCCGCGCCCAGGCCGCCGAGCAGGGCTTCGTCGAAACCCTGTTCGGCCGTCGGCTGTATGTGCCGGACATCAATGCCAAGAACCCGGCCTTGCGCCGCGGCGCCGAACGCACCGCAATCAACGCCCCGATGCAGGGCACGGCGGCTGACATCATCAAGCGCGCCATGGTCGCCGTGGACACCTGGCTGGCCGACAGTGGGCTGGATGCGCGGGTGATCCTGCAGGTGCACGATGAACTGGTGCTGGAAGTGCGTGAAGATCTGGTCGAACAGATCGGCACCCAGATCCGTCCGCACATGAGCGGCGCTGCGCAGCTCGACGTGCCTCTGCTGGTGGAAGTGGGCGTGGGCTCCAACTGGGACGAGGCGCACTGA
- the yihA gene encoding ribosome biogenesis GTP-binding protein YihA/YsxC, which yields MQLKNPILGLCQQATFSLSAAKVDQCPDDEGFEVAFAGRSNAGKSSALNTLTHASLARTSKTPGRTQLLNFFNLDEERRLVDLPGYGYAKVPIPLKQHWQRHLEAYLGSRESLKGLILMMDIRHPMTDFDLLMLDWSVASHMPMHILLTKADKLTYGAAKNTLLKVQAEIRKGWGDAVSIQLFSAPKRLGLEEAYTVLARWMELPDKDSAEA from the coding sequence ATGCAACTCAAAAACCCCATCCTGGGCCTGTGCCAACAGGCTACCTTTTCGCTCAGCGCTGCCAAGGTCGACCAGTGCCCCGATGACGAAGGGTTCGAGGTCGCATTTGCCGGCCGCTCCAACGCCGGCAAGTCCAGCGCCTTGAACACCCTGACCCACGCCAGCCTGGCGCGCACGTCGAAAACCCCGGGCCGCACGCAGTTGCTCAACTTCTTCAATCTGGACGAAGAACGCCGCCTGGTCGACCTGCCAGGCTATGGCTATGCCAAGGTGCCGATCCCGCTCAAGCAGCACTGGCAGCGCCATCTGGAGGCGTACCTGGGCAGCCGTGAAAGCCTCAAGGGGCTGATTCTGATGATGGACATCCGCCATCCGATGACCGACTTCGACCTGCTGATGCTGGATTGGTCGGTGGCCAGCCACATGCCCATGCACATTCTGCTGACCAAGGCCGACAAGCTGACCTACGGCGCGGCCAAGAACACCCTGCTCAAGGTTCAGGCGGAAATTCGCAAGGGCTGGGGCGATGCGGTGAGCATCCAGTTGTTCTCTGCGCCCAAGCGTCTGGGTCTGGAAGAGGCCTACACGGTGCTCGCGCGCTGGATGGAGTTGCCGGACAAGGACAGCGCCGAGGCCTGA
- a CDS encoding c-type cytochrome, with translation MSAIRVMGLLGALLASGTASAADLVGDGARGQPLTTLCAACHGPSGNSVVPIFPALAGQGERYLNQQLLHIRDNRRVVPEMAGTLAGFSDQDLLDIASWYASQKPTPGEALAAAPQRGQDLYRSGDLALGLPACSGCHSPNGAGAALAGFPRLGGQHAPYLIKRLTDFRQGDDAAAPIMHRIAAKLNNDDIAALAAYIQALR, from the coding sequence ATGAGCGCAATACGTGTGATGGGCCTGCTCGGCGCCCTGCTGGCCAGCGGTACGGCGAGCGCTGCCGACCTGGTTGGCGATGGCGCCCGAGGTCAGCCGCTGACGACCCTGTGCGCGGCGTGCCATGGTCCCAGCGGCAACAGCGTGGTGCCGATCTTTCCAGCGTTGGCCGGCCAGGGCGAGCGCTACCTGAACCAGCAGTTGCTGCACATCCGCGACAATCGCCGCGTGGTCCCGGAGATGGCCGGCACGCTGGCCGGGTTCAGCGATCAGGATCTGCTCGACATTGCCAGCTGGTACGCAAGCCAGAAGCCGACCCCTGGCGAAGCCCTGGCCGCCGCGCCGCAACGTGGTCAGGACCTCTATCGCAGCGGCGACCTTGCCCTGGGGCTGCCCGCCTGCAGCGGTTGCCACAGCCCGAACGGCGCCGGTGCTGCGCTGGCCGGCTTTCCCCGGCTGGGCGGGCAGCACGCACCCTACCTGATCAAGCGCTTGACCGATTTCCGTCAGGGTGACGACGCTGCGGCGCCGATCATGCATCGGATTGCGGCCAAACTGAACAATGACGATATCGCGGCCCTGGCAGCGTATATCCAGGCGCTGCGTTGA
- a CDS encoding thiol:disulfide interchange protein DsbA/DsbL produces the protein MRNLIFGAFLVVASAMGVTAQAADVPLEAGKTYVQLSAPVPVAEPGKIEVVEMFWYGCPHCYAFEPTINPWVEKLPADVNFVRIPAMFGGPWDAHGQLFLTLEAMGVEHKVHNAVFNAIQKEHKRLTDPQEMAEFVATQGVDKDKFLQTFNSFAIKGQIAKAKELAKKYEISGVPTMIVNGKYRFDLGTAGGPEQTLNVADQLIAKERAAAK, from the coding sequence ATGCGTAATCTGATTTTCGGCGCCTTTCTCGTTGTCGCCAGTGCCATGGGCGTTACCGCCCAGGCGGCGGATGTGCCGCTGGAAGCCGGCAAGACCTACGTTCAATTGAGCGCCCCGGTGCCTGTAGCCGAGCCTGGCAAGATCGAAGTCGTCGAAATGTTCTGGTACGGCTGCCCGCACTGCTACGCGTTCGAACCGACCATCAATCCATGGGTCGAGAAGCTGCCGGCCGATGTCAACTTCGTGCGTATTCCTGCCATGTTCGGCGGCCCTTGGGACGCCCATGGCCAGCTGTTCCTGACCCTTGAAGCCATGGGTGTGGAGCACAAGGTCCACAACGCCGTGTTCAACGCCATCCAGAAGGAACACAAGCGCCTGACCGACCCGCAGGAGATGGCCGAATTCGTCGCCACCCAGGGCGTGGACAAGGACAAGTTCCTGCAGACCTTCAACTCTTTCGCCATCAAGGGCCAGATCGCCAAGGCCAAGGAGCTGGCCAAGAAGTACGAGATCTCCGGCGTGCCGACCATGATCGTCAACGGCAAGTATCGCTTCGACCTGGGCACCGCCGGTGGTCCGGAGCAGACCTTGAACGTCGCCGACCAGCTGATCGCCAAGGAACGCGCCGCCGCCAAGTAA